In one Nicotiana tomentosiformis chromosome 6, ASM39032v3, whole genome shotgun sequence genomic region, the following are encoded:
- the LOC104095322 gene encoding dihydrolipoyllysine-residue succinyltransferase component of 2-oxoglutarate dehydrogenase complex 1, mitochondrial-like — protein MLGVLRRKASASCLGKNLQVIRPTVSTSRIPSATTEKLLLLPRQCGHTRNFSHLVLPGCSTNLRPERGAVANLHSSLTLQIHSRPFCSNSGDLVDAVVPFMGESISDGTLAKFLKNPGDRVEVDEPIAQIETDKVTIDVTSPEAGVIQKFVAKEGDTVEPGYKVAIISKSGEGVESVDHVAPSEKPSEKEAPKPPSPVEEKKEDVKPKVETTPVKEKSKETSPPPKRSATEPQLPPKERERRVPMTRLRKRVATRLKDSQNTFALLTTFNEVDMTNLMKLRSDYKDAFVEKHGVKLGLMSGFVKAAVSALQNQPIVNAVIDGDDIIYRDYVDISIAVGTPKGLVVPVLRNAEKMNFAEIEKTINGLAKKATNGTISIDEMAGGSFTISNGGVYGSLLSTPIINPPQSAILGMHSIVNRPMVVGGNVVSRPMMYIALTYDHRLIDGREAVYFLRRIKDVVEDPRRLLLDV, from the exons ATGCTGGGCGTTTTAAGGCGCAAGGCTTCTGCTTCG TGCTTAGGGAAAAATCTGCAAGTGATTCGACCTACAGTGTCTACATCTAGAATTCCCTCTGCCACAACAGAAAAG CTATTACTTCTTCCTAGACAATGTGGTCATACTCGGAATTTCAGTCACCTTGTTTTACCTG GATGCTCAACGAATTTGAGGCCAGAAAG GGGAGCCGTGGCCAATCTTCACTCAAGTCTAACACTACAGATTCACAGCAGGCCCTTCTGTTCAAATAGTG GTGATCTGGTTGATGCTGTTGTTCCTTTTATGGGTGAATCCATAAGTGATGGCACACTGGCTAAGTTCCTGAAGA ATCCTGGTGACAGAGTAGAAGTTGATGAGCCAATTGCTCAGATTGAAACAGATAAG GTAACAATTGATGTAACCAGTCCGGAAGCCGGTGTAATCCAAAAG TTTGTAGCCAAGGAAGGAGACACTGTGGAACCAGGCTACAAGGTTGCTATCATTTCAAAATCTGGTGAGGGTGTAGAAAGTGTAGATCATGTTGCTCCGTCCGAGAAGCCATCTGAAAAAGAAGCTCCGAAGCCACCTTCTCCTGTTGAAGAGAAAAAAGAAGACGTGAAACCTAAAGTTGAGACAACTCCTGTCAAAGAGAAGTCTAAGGAAACTTCACCGCCTCCTAAGCGCTCTGCTACAGAACCCCAACTTCCCCCTAAAGAGCGGGAAAGACGA GTTCCCATGACCAGGCTCAGGAAAAGAGTTGCTACTCGCTTGAAAGATTCTCAGAACACATTTGCATTGTTGACTACATTCAATGAAGTTGATAT GACTAATTTGATGAAGCTCCGATCTGATTACAAAGATGCATTTGTTGAAAAGCACGGGGTGAAGTTAGGACTCATGTCTGGATTTGTGAAA GCAGCAGTTAGTGCACTCCAGAATCAACCTATAGTTAATGCAGTTATTGATGGCGATGACATCATATATCGGGACTATGTAGACATCAGTATAGCTGTTGGTACCCCAAAG GGTCTGGTCGTCCCTGTTCTCCGCAATGCTGAGAAGATGAATTTTGCTGAGATAGAGAAGACAATAAACGGACTCGCTAAGAAGGCAACAAACGGAACCATCTCTATTGATGAAATGGCTGGAGGGTCATTCACAATATCCAATGGTGGTGTGTATGGAAGTCTTCTAAGTACCCCTATCATAAATCCTCCTCAG TCGGCTATTTTGGGGATGCACTCAATTGTGAATCGCCCAATGGTTGTTGGAGGCAACGTTGTCTCAAGACCAATGATGTACATTGCGCTGACATATGACCATAGGCTGATTGATGGAAGAGAGGCGGTGTACTTTCTGAGAAGGATTAAAGATGTGGTTGAAGATCCACGTCGCCTGCTCCTTGATGTTTGA
- the LOC104095323 gene encoding uncharacterized protein, translating into MIQPLFALVFFEVAVVLILVFRTPLRKPVLMALDRSKQGRGPVIVKSAGGTLFVVLVSILFNVTIIQNRATDSGTVNPTDQVLLANHLLEASLLGFSLFLALVIDRLHYYIKELRLLRKTLEAEKKTKQSREVENVTSKSPTKST; encoded by the exons ATGATTCAACCGTTATTCGCACTTGTATTTTTTGAAGTAGCTGTGGTATTGATCCTCGTATTCCGAACCCCTTTAAGAAAACCTGTTTTGATGGCATTGGATAGATCAAAACAAGGGAGGGGACCTGTGATAGTAAAGAGTGCTGGTGGAACCTTATTCGTGGTTTTAGTCTCAATCTTATTCAATGTCACTATTATTCAAAACCGTGCAACGGATTCTGGCACTGTCAATCCAACTGATCAAGTTCTATTGGCTAATCACCTCCTAGAAGCATCACTCTTAG GATTTTCATTGTTTCTTGCATTGGTCATAGATAGACTTCACTACTACATAAAAGAGTTGCGTCTGCTAAGGAAGACTTTGGAggcagaaaagaaaacaaaacagagCCGCGAGGTGGAAAATGTGACATCAAAAAGTCCGACCAAAAGTACATAG